The Mucilaginibacter rubeus genomic interval ATAATGAAAAACGGGAACCCGTAGCCGGTGATAAAGAAAGGATCTCTCCTTTTATTTTCCTATCGGGATAGGCATCTGTAGTAATTTCAACACCCTCGCCTATCCGCATATTATGTAATTGTGTTTCTTTAAAGTTAGCTACTACCCAAAGGCCAGTTTCTTTATCAACTATATAAGCAAGCGTTTGCCCCAACTGAATCTGCTGACCGGGTTGGATAGTTCTTTTGCCCATTTTGCCATCGTAAGGCGCAGTTACTACAGTATAAGAAACGTCAAGCTTATTACGTTGAAGCACCAATTCACGGCGTTTGATCTCCGAAAGTACCGGCGAGATCTGCGAACGGCTATCATTTACTTTTGACAGCGATGCCTGGTAATTATTTAACGATGCCTGATAATCAGACCGGGCAACATCAAGGGCGCTTTGTACATTTTCCAGTTGCTGTTTGGTAGCCGATTCAGCTTCATACAACTTTGTAAACCGATCAAACTCTTGTTCGGCTTTCACCAATTTAGCTTTGGTGGCTGTTATCTGAACCTTATTGACTTCGGCAATTTTAGCGGCGGTTTCTACATTACTTTGCAATACACTCACCTGCTCGCGGGCGTTCTGTAAGCCAGCGCCTGCTTCTTCCTGTTGTATCTGGTATTCACGATTATCGATAACGAGCAGGGT includes:
- a CDS encoding HlyD family secretion protein, with protein sequence MNKHINTYTATDKLITKITTWIAGIVAAGLLVWGIVTLVHLYSYEETDDAQVEAYINPITARVSGFIKEIRYDENQDVKKGDTLLVIDNREYQIQQEEAGAGLQNAREQVSVLQSNVETAAKIAEVNKVQITATKAKLVKAEQEFDRFTKLYEAESATKQQLENVQSALDVARSDYQASLNNYQASLSKVNDSRSQISPVLSEIKRRELVLQRNKLDVSYTVVTAPYDGKMGKRTIQPGQQIQLGQTLAYIVDKETGLWVVANFKETQLHNMRIGEGVEITTDAYPDRKIKGEILSLSPATGSRFSLLPPDNSTGNFVKIAQRIPVKIKIDNKAADFLSAGMNASVTVPKN